In the Phaseolus vulgaris cultivar G19833 chromosome 7, P. vulgaris v2.0, whole genome shotgun sequence genome, one interval contains:
- the LOC137829211 gene encoding uncharacterized protein produces MLRVYQQYEEYEARVCRTNRRGKHHHAANHAERLKTPLKTDKKFGPNKNAWCEFHQAYGHAIRNWLSLGYQLDELVKNDFLKDYLHEPHGAQALAAPGGDQRHEVPINGEINTISGGFSGGGRTASQRKKYAREVMTVEVQEVETLDVDLVFTKANRQDVIPHDKDPMVISVVTVGRKVHRVLVDQGSSADVMLWLTFNKLQLSPDQLRHYTDCLYGFAGDQVKVRGHIEQRTTFTDGITSHTENIRYLVVNAPPAYNILLGRSALNRIGAITSTRHMKMKLPSLEGTMITIKSDQKEAKKCYENSL; encoded by the exons ATGCTAAGAGTTTACCAGCAATATGAGGAGTATGAGGCAAGGGTCTGTCGCACCAACCGGAGGGGAAAACATCACCATGCAGCAAATCATG CGGAAAGGCTGAAGACACCCCTGAAGACTGACAAAAAGTTCGGGCCCAACAAGAATGCTTGGTGTGAATTCCACCAAGCCTATGGCCACGCCATACGCAATTGGCTGTCGCTGGGGTACCAGTTAGATGAACTGGTGAAGAACGACTTCTTGAAGGACTACCTGCATGAGCCGCATGGGGCTCAGGCGTTGGCAGCTCCAGGAGGCGATCAGCGGCACGAGGTTCCCATTAATGGTGAGATCAACACCATTTCAGGAGGGTTCTCAGGAGGAGGACGCACCGCTTCTCAGCGGAAGAAGTATGCAAGAGAGGTGATGACGGTAGAGGTACAAGAGGTAGAGACTCTTGATgtcgacctcgtcttcaccaaggccaATCGACAAGACGTCATCCCACACGACAAGGATCCAATGGTGATCTCAGTGGTGACAGTGGGAAGAAAGGTGCATCGCGTcctcgtggaccagggaagctcggccgATGTGATGTTATGGTTGaccttcaacaagttgcagttgtctccAGACCAGTTGAGGCATTACACCGactgcttgtatgggtttgctggAGACCAGGTAAAAGTGCGTGGACACATAGAACAAAGGACGACCTTCACAGATGGCATAACTTCCCACACTGAGAACATCAGGTACCTAGTTGTTAATGCTCCCCCAGCTTATAACATACTTTTGGGTAGATCTGCCTTGAACAGGATTGGAGCGATAAcctcaacgaggcacatgaaaaTGAAGTTGCCTTCCTTAGAGGGGACAATGATCACCATTAAGTCAGACCAGAAAGAGGCTAAGAagtgttatgagaatagcctctAG